One Camelina sativa cultivar DH55 chromosome 3, Cs, whole genome shotgun sequence genomic window carries:
- the LOC104779136 gene encoding LOW QUALITY PROTEIN: uncharacterized protein LOC104779136 (The sequence of the model RefSeq protein was modified relative to this genomic sequence to represent the inferred CDS: inserted 2 bases in 1 codon; deleted 1 base in 1 codon) — MDLFVIVVIIVSGCVIFPSIXAMCCVFSHRQPLSQPRDLEKGNAGTKDGGVVVLKGNDASTAVVAAAVMMVEEVGVVVEVAAVVEVKGFVVMSCGI, encoded by the exons atggaTCTTTTTGTCATTGTAGTAATTATAGTATCTGGATGTGTTATATTTCCGTCGAT TGCCATGTGCTGTGTCTTCTCCCATCGGCAGCCTTTGTCTCAGCCGCGAGATTTGGAG AAAGGTAACGCGGGAACAAAAGATGGAGGAGTTGTTGTTTTGAAAGGGAATGATGCCTCAACAGCTGTTGTGGCTGCG GCGGTGAtgatggtggaggaggtggGGGTGGTTGTGGAGGTTGCGGCGGTTGTGGAGGTTAAGGGTTTTGTAGTTATGTCTTGTGGGATTTGA